A region of the Vigna unguiculata cultivar IT97K-499-35 chromosome 9, ASM411807v1, whole genome shotgun sequence genome:
CTCATTTTAACATTTCCAGGGTTGACTCACCTTGACCTAGGCTTAGGTTAACTCAGCTCAACTTGCATCTAGACTTACTTGTTTGACTAGGGTCCAAGTTGACATGACTAAACCAAGGCCCAAGCCAAATCGAACCAGTTAGGGTTGATGCCTACTTGGCTATACCTATAACCAGATTGACTGAGCTTAACATGGATAAGATCGACTTGGCTCGATAAGGGAACAAGACGACTTGAGTCGACGTAGGATAAGATCGACTTGACTCGATCTGGGATAGGACTGACTCTCCTTGACCAAGGATTGGGCCAACTCGACTCAACTTGTTCTCAAGTCGAGTAGCCTTATCCTAAGCTCGAACTAAGTTGCCTTGACCTTGGCTTAGGCTGAGTCACCTTGACCTCAAGGCTTAAGCTTGACCTAAACCTAGGATGACTCAGCTTGATTGAGGCATGGGCTGACTCACCTAAACCTAGGCCTTTATTGACCTACCTTGACATGTGTCTAAGCCAATTCGTCTCGACTTGAGCTTAGTCTAACTCAACTAACTTAGGTTTGGGCTTATTAACTTGGGCCCTGACCAACTTGACTCGACTTAACCTAGGATTGATCCAACAAGGCTTGACTATAGTACAAGTCGACTCCACTTGAGTAGGAACTAGGTTGACTTAGCTCGACCTAGGTCGTAGCCAACTCAGCTTGACCTTGGAGGATTGACTTAGCTCGACATGGGCCTTGGCCAATTTGGCTCAAGATTGGCTTAAGCCAACCTACTCGACATGGGATTGGGCTGACACATTTGAATTGGGTCTAATCTTGATTCGGTGGGGCTAAACTTGGTCTTGATGGGTGAAGTCGAGCTGACTTTAGCCCAACTCGACTAAATATGGGTTGGCCTTGAATCAAATGAACTTGGACCCGTCCCAACTCAATTGAATGTCGATTCACCCCAACTTAACTCAACCGATGCACCAACCGACTTAGTTCAACTTAGATCTAGGTTAACTATAATTTACCTAGGCCTGTATCGATTTAGCTCTACCTAGGTTAGGATAAAATCAATTTGAGATGGACTCAAGTTGAGGTGGCTTAACTTTGACCCAAACTTATTTGACGTGACCTTGCATTAACTCGGCCTAATTCTATCTTGGGTCTAACTCGAAATATAACTTAAAATGACATGCATAAACTTAGgttttacatttttcaaaataaaaataaatgttcaaTCTAAATCTATTTAAAAGAAGTTTTcgcaaacaaataaaaaaaaaaacttccttGTACATGTTAATGTCATTTGTAATTTGTTAGCGTTTATctcaaccaaaaataaattggaCATTCATGCACATTTGATATACTATTGTTTTCTATCTTCTATGCGGACACAGTTAAGAATATAATAATTACCAAAAtcttaaatgtaaataaatatctttgaaaataaataaaaaactaggAATTAAATCTTGTAAGAGGAAACAAAGGTGATCGAAAAAGATTAAAATCCCATAAATCATAGATTATTTttgcaataaataaaataatgaacaGATATTTTCTAAGAGATTTTATTAAACTTACCTTAAAGCCCTGGAAAGGTGAAATGTGGAATTGCTATGAGGTGGAATTTCATAATACAATAGGATTATCGAATTTTACATGAACGTGAGATTTAAAGAAGAAGAGGAGGGTAAAATGTAACGACAAAGCAAACAAGAGAACgatgcatacatacatacatatatatatatatatatatatatatatatatatatatatatatatatatatatatatatatattacaattacGGATAAATTGAGATTGGACAAAACCAAAGAAGTGAAACAAAGGTTTTGAGGGTAGATTGAATTACTGTTTGGAGTTGTTAGAGAACGATGTTGTTTGAAGAGGTggaagaggaggaagaggaaAGGGAAGGGAGAGGGAGAAGAGCATCGTCCTTATCGTCGGTGGAGAGATAGATGCAAGAACACCGTACTAGGGAAGTGAAGAACGTCGTCGCCAAGTTCACCTCAAACCACCTCGCCACGGTGTCCCAcgctccttcttcttcacccTCCATCTCTCTTCCTCCCTTAACCAACAAGTTTGATTTGTTCAATTGCTTTTGTTAGCCTCTATTATCAGATCACGCAAAAGTAGGACTATCATTTGCACAAAACTTGGTGcaaagaaagtaaaaataaaaattatataatgttatatatatatatatatatatatatatatatatataatttaatattttaaatagaaattcCTTTTGTTGAATTGAAatcaactttatttttgctttatcaattataattttttttttcaaattaactaatattttagcCTATGTAAAACATATGataaatattcatttcattcaattataaaactaaaatttctaataaatatagaaagatgatatacaaattaaaataaccaTATTTGATGAGAAAATTTGCCagactattttttaatttcaatatttttaagatttgtacatcaacaataaaattattttaagaatctttttaaaagttttatttcttttactttattttaaatcaagatttaataattttaaaatgaataattataaataatatcttgATAATAACACTATTTGACCATCATTTAACAATTcttgaaaagataaaatagttttaacaaaattaaaaagagaaaataaatagtaattaaTGATACTGTCAAGGAGATGTGGTATAAATATTCTATATGCACCTAAAATATGCGTTATACGTtaacatattttcttattatagattttagttaaaatatagCATCTATtagaatttattataaattttattttaactatgaaaaacaaaatatttatcttatgCATTGCAGCTGGCGCAAGAGTAGCAGTAGTTAATCAATttactatttaattaaaaaataatttgatatgtaACTTATGACAGCCTACATCTAAAGTTTTGAGACAAGGTCCAACAAATGTAGTGTTCaaaatacaatttctttttttaattttatctcaaTTAGTTAACATGTACAACTATCAAAACTATTTCTTTAAAAGTTTCAAtgtcttttctttattttattttatacaaaaagaaaatgtttcaaaAAAACAAGCAATGATGTAGAGCCACGTGTGATGCCACGTAACATATTTATCCGCGGATAAGCGATGGCGGAGAGGTATGTGGAAGTTCCAAGTTCCAAAACTGAAGTGAAGAGcgaaaagaaaacaacaatggCGAACGTTTCAATTCCACTCCCTCGAAACGGTTTCTGCATACCCAATTACGCAACCAAACGCCCATCTTTCACCCCTCCATTCACAATTTCTTGCTCTGGTCTTACTCTTCCtctcttatttttcttacatttttatatgatttaaataatGCTTAGCTTACCAATTTTCTCTACGTGTTGTCTAACAGTTTTGCCTCTTCATCTCCGCATGAAACTTagataactaattattttgttgGTAAAATGATTACCCGTGTTTTGTAGGAGTAGCTGAATTAGATGGATCTCATCAGAATAAGGGAGGTTTGTTCAGTTTCAATGGAATGAAGGGCGTGGCCTGTGGTATTCTTGCAGCTTGTGCTGTTACTTCTTCTGCATTTCCCGTTCCTGCTGCAACCCAGGTTCAAAAtgtgtttaaattttaacagttatagaaaaactttaatttaattctacACATTGCATATACGAATCttatacttatttaatttttcctacTTATTTTTATCTATCCCTAAAATATGTCATATCATTTATAGATTGCAAGGTTCTACAGGTTGCCTGATTTGGTTGTAGTAATCATGTAAACTACATATGTAAACAGAAGCTGTTGCAATTGATGTGCTTTGAATTcctaattttaacttttaagctCCCATTTGCTCTCAGAAGTTAATTTGCCCAATGAGGAAATTTCATGGATGAGTTTTCCTTTTAGGAGGCTCTTGTTTGAAAGGAGAGTGGTAAAGCAGGTTTTTGTGCAATATAGGTACTGAAATTGTTTAGTGCTTATATATTTTCCATGCAGAGACTTCCCCCATTGTCGACTGAACCCAATCGCTGCGAGCGTGCTTTTATTGGCAACACAATTGGTCAGGCAAATGGTGTATACGATAAACCATTAGATCTCCGGCAATGTGATTTCACAAATGAAAAATCAAACCTGAAGGGGAAGTCCCTCTCTGCAGCACTCATGTCAGATGCTAAGTTTGATGGTGCTGATATGTCAGAAGTTATAATGTCTAAGGCTTATGCTGCTGGTGCCAGCTTTAAAGGTAACATTTTTCACTTGTGCAAAATCAATCTAACGTTAGAGATCAAATACAAGTTCTTCAACGTATCTATATTTCTGAAATGTTTACTAAGCTTGAATGGCAGAAGATATAAAACTATTCGTATTATTCATCTTTCACACAACTGTAGACAACGTGCAAGTTGTGATTCATTCTATTTGGCACGTAGACAAAGCAATGAATGATCCAGGGATATTTTACAGGGGTGGACTTCTCAAATGCAGTGTTGGACCGTGTGAACTTCGAGAAAGCTGATCTTGAAGGAGCTGTATTTAGGAACACAGTATTGTCGGGCTCCACCTTTGACGAGGCTAAGCTGGACAAGGCTGTTTTTGAGGACACTATTATTGGTTATATTGATCTCCAGAAACTATGCACAAACAAGTCCATCGGTGATGAAGGGAGAGCTGAACTAGGATGTCGATGAAAAGAACAATAGTATGCTGCTATGCCATTACGTGCCACGGCTATTTTGATGAGGGTAGCCACTGGATTAAGTCTACGCCGAAAGAAAAttgaattctttctttttcttgcaTGATGCTGCATAACTTTGTAGTATTCCTCATGATTTTAACATACAAATCGAAGACCTTGGTATATTTACATGTATTTGGTTTTTTTACTATGTCCAGTTGATTCTAAACAACCTTGTTAACTTCGCAGTTTTCGCCACGACTTTAGATTAGGAAATCTAATCTATAAGCTTTATTTTGTACATTACTGATATCAATTTGGAAGCATGGCTTAGAAGCAAATGACGAGTGTTGTTTAGAAGAACTAAAC
Encoded here:
- the LOC114162574 gene encoding thylakoid lumenal 17.4 kDa protein, chloroplastic isoform X1; the protein is MAERYVEVPSSKTEVKSEKKTTMANVSIPLPRNGFCIPNYATKRPSFTPPFTISCSGVAELDGSHQNKGGLFSFNGMKGVACGILAACAVTSSAFPVPAATQRLPPLSTEPNRCERAFIGNTIGQANGVYDKPLDLRQCDFTNEKSNLKGKSLSAALMSDAKFDGADMSEVIMSKAYAAGASFKGVDFSNAVLDRVNFEKADLEGAVFRNTVLSGSTFDEAKLDKAVFEDTIIGYIDLQKLCTNKSIGDEGRAELGCR
- the LOC114162574 gene encoding thylakoid lumenal 17.4 kDa protein, chloroplastic isoform X2 yields the protein MAERYVEVPSSKTEVKSEKKTTMANVSIPLPRNGFCIPNYATKRPSFTPPFTISCSAELDGSHQNKGGLFSFNGMKGVACGILAACAVTSSAFPVPAATQRLPPLSTEPNRCERAFIGNTIGQANGVYDKPLDLRQCDFTNEKSNLKGKSLSAALMSDAKFDGADMSEVIMSKAYAAGASFKGVDFSNAVLDRVNFEKADLEGAVFRNTVLSGSTFDEAKLDKAVFEDTIIGYIDLQKLCTNKSIGDEGRAELGCR